One Bacteroidota bacterium genomic window carries:
- the aroB gene encoding 3-dehydroquinate synthase — translation MKILEVKAESNLSQILIGEKLANLSVYLKGRKTIILTDTLVEAIYGKHFPADVPVIAMGLGEQNKTLQTLELIYDKLIEFEADRTSFLLAMGGGIVCDVAGFVASSFMRGMPFGFVSTTLLSQVDASVGGKNGVNFRGYKNMIGVFAQPEFVLCDTSMLQSLDARQFRAGFSEIIKAGAIKNASLFEYCSNYAPQALSFDGHVLDTMIYEAVAVKAKVVEADEREKGERRLLNFGHTFAHAIEKLTGILHGEAVSVGMVLASRVSVNLGMLTELEANRIEQVLLAYQLPVKPNIDIALLFNAMKKDKKREGEEIHLVLLESIGKAVTKKVPYTELENMIDDLRSDFQ, via the coding sequence ATGAAGATACTCGAAGTAAAAGCAGAATCGAACCTATCTCAGATACTTATCGGTGAGAAGTTAGCTAATTTGTCGGTTTACCTGAAAGGCCGAAAAACCATCATCCTCACCGACACCTTGGTAGAGGCTATTTATGGAAAACATTTTCCAGCGGATGTTCCAGTGATAGCCATGGGATTAGGTGAGCAGAATAAAACGCTGCAGACTTTGGAACTCATCTATGATAAACTTATTGAATTTGAGGCCGACCGTACCAGCTTTCTACTGGCCATGGGTGGTGGAATTGTATGCGATGTAGCTGGTTTTGTGGCTTCCAGCTTTATGCGGGGTATGCCATTTGGCTTTGTTTCAACCACCTTACTTTCTCAGGTCGATGCCAGTGTAGGGGGTAAAAATGGAGTGAATTTCAGAGGTTATAAAAATATGATAGGCGTATTTGCCCAACCCGAATTCGTGCTATGCGATACCAGCATGTTGCAAAGCCTTGATGCCCGACAATTTAGAGCTGGTTTTTCTGAAATTATTAAAGCCGGCGCGATAAAAAACGCTTCTCTTTTTGAATACTGTTCGAATTATGCTCCACAAGCGCTTTCATTCGATGGCCATGTGCTTGATACAATGATCTACGAAGCGGTGGCCGTGAAAGCTAAAGTAGTAGAGGCCGACGAAAGGGAAAAGGGCGAGCGCAGGCTGCTGAATTTTGGGCATACCTTCGCACATGCCATTGAAAAACTCACCGGTATCTTGCATGGCGAGGCAGTGAGCGTGGGTATGGTGTTAGCTTCAAGGGTATCGGTCAATTTGGGAATGCTTACTGAATTGGAAGCAAACCGGATAGAGCAAGTGCTATTAGCTTATCAGTTGCCTGTTAAGCCAAATATTGACATCGCCTTGTTGTTCAATGCAATGAAAAAGGATAAAAAGCGCGAAGGAGAAGAAATTCATTTGGTATTACTCGAGTCAATCGGCAAAGCGGTAACCAAAAAAGTCCCCTATACAGAATTAGAAAATATGATTGATGATTTGCGTAGCGATTTCCAATAG
- a CDS encoding bifunctional 3-deoxy-7-phosphoheptulonate synthase/chorismate mutase type II encodes MKLDLEPFVFEGIENKRPLVMAGPCSAETEEQVLETARQIKAQGIKIFRAGIWKPRTRPNSFEGVGKEGLNWLKRVQQEVGMLTATEVANASHVFKALKYGVDILWVGARTTANPFAVQEIADALEGTDIPVLVKNPVNPDVELWIGALERINQAGIKKLAAIHRGFSAYDKSIYRNAPQWQIPIELRRRIPELPIIVDPSHICGNREYIFEISQKGMDLNFDGLIIETHMNPDKAISDAAQQVTPEALRDILDRLVLRNANIESPVLLHTLDELRHEIDKYDNELLQILALRMDVAEKIGLYKKKNNLTILQSGRWDELLQERSKKAMEKGLSEEFILKVLRAIHQESINRQTKVMNE; translated from the coding sequence ATTAAACTTGATTTAGAGCCCTTTGTTTTCGAGGGAATTGAAAACAAGCGACCCCTGGTAATGGCTGGGCCATGTAGCGCCGAAACAGAAGAGCAGGTACTGGAAACTGCGCGACAGATAAAGGCGCAGGGTATAAAGATTTTTCGTGCAGGTATCTGGAAACCACGCACAAGGCCTAATTCTTTCGAAGGAGTAGGTAAAGAAGGACTTAACTGGCTTAAACGCGTTCAACAGGAAGTGGGCATGCTTACTGCCACTGAAGTTGCCAATGCCAGCCATGTTTTCAAAGCCTTGAAATATGGAGTAGATATTTTATGGGTGGGAGCACGCACCACAGCCAACCCCTTTGCCGTTCAGGAAATTGCCGATGCCCTCGAAGGCACTGACATTCCGGTACTGGTTAAAAACCCGGTGAACCCTGATGTAGAATTGTGGATTGGTGCCCTGGAGAGAATTAATCAGGCAGGAATAAAAAAGCTGGCCGCAATACACCGGGGTTTTTCTGCTTATGATAAAAGCATCTACCGTAATGCCCCTCAATGGCAGATACCAATTGAGTTAAGACGTCGTATTCCCGAATTGCCTATTATTGTTGATCCAAGCCATATTTGCGGCAATCGCGAGTATATTTTTGAAATTTCGCAAAAAGGAATGGACTTGAATTTCGATGGACTTATAATCGAAACCCATATGAACCCAGACAAAGCCATTAGCGATGCAGCACAACAAGTAACTCCGGAAGCTCTCCGTGATATTCTGGACAGACTGGTTTTGCGGAATGCCAATATCGAAAGTCCCGTGTTGCTGCATACCCTTGACGAGCTCCGTCATGAGATTGACAAATACGACAATGAGTTACTCCAGATACTTGCACTTCGCATGGATGTGGCAGAAAAAATTGGTTTGTACAAGAAAAAGAATAACCTTACAATCTTGCAATCTGGTCGTTGGGACGAGCTTCTTCAGGAACGGTCGAAAAAGGCCATGGAAAAAGGTCTTAGCGAAGAATTTATTCTGAAAGTGTTAAGGGCCATTCACCAGGAATCGATCAACCGCCAAACTAAAGTAATGAACGAATAG
- a CDS encoding prephenate dehydratase yields MNKISLKTKRIAIQGGYGAFHEIAANRYFGDENIEIVPRNTFKDLFKALKDGLVDYGITAIENSLAGSILPNYSLLLESNMKVIGEIYLRIKQNLVALPGQKIEDIKEVYSHPMAILQCQGYFDSYPDIKLIDSIDTALSAKKIAEEHLMGIGAIASDLAANKYKLEILAAQIETNKMNYTRFLILQDRNGSSFHDTGINKVSLSFALADKIGSLSKILSIFSFHDINLSKIQSMPIIGKDWEYQFYVDLEINDYEQYNHALKAIKPFTSDIHILGEYYSGRKLLD; encoded by the coding sequence ATGAATAAAATTAGTTTAAAAACCAAGCGTATTGCGATTCAGGGAGGCTATGGAGCCTTTCATGAAATTGCCGCCAACCGTTACTTCGGAGACGAAAACATCGAAATTGTACCGCGCAATACCTTTAAAGACCTTTTTAAAGCATTAAAAGACGGGTTGGTTGATTATGGAATAACTGCCATCGAAAACTCGCTTGCCGGCAGTATTCTACCCAATTACAGCCTGTTGCTTGAGTCGAATATGAAAGTAATCGGAGAGATTTACCTGCGCATCAAACAAAATCTGGTAGCCTTACCGGGTCAGAAAATCGAAGACATTAAGGAAGTATACTCACACCCTATGGCCATTTTGCAATGCCAGGGATATTTCGACAGTTATCCGGATATAAAGCTCATCGACAGCATCGACACGGCCCTTAGTGCCAAAAAAATTGCCGAGGAACATCTCATGGGCATTGGCGCCATTGCCAGCGATCTGGCTGCCAACAAATACAAGCTCGAGATTTTAGCTGCTCAGATCGAAACCAATAAAATGAACTATACACGCTTTCTTATATTGCAGGATCGTAATGGTTCATCTTTTCATGATACTGGCATAAATAAGGTTTCCTTAAGCTTTGCTTTGGCAGATAAAATTGGCAGTTTGTCTAAAATACTCTCCATTTTCAGTTTTCACGATATCAACCTTTCGAAAATACAATCCATGCCCATTATTGGCAAAGATTGGGAATACCAATTTTATGTCGATCTGGAAATAAATGATTATGAGCAATACAACCATGCACTTAAGGCAATCAAACCCTTTACTTCGGACATACACATTTTGGGTGAGTATTACTCAGGCAGAAAATTATTAGACTAA
- a CDS encoding ABC-F family ATP-binding cassette domain-containing protein, giving the protein MSAILEVEGLSKSIGVLELFRSISFTIEEGYKTGLIAANGTGKTTILNILAGFESHDEGKFRFLPNKKIGYLSQDPYLDNKKSILEAIFESENESLQLIKKYELALDENKTNEIERLSVIIDNKKLWDYESRIRQMLSQLGIHNLKQKISELSGGQRKRVALAGMLIDEPDFIMLDEPTNHLDVEAINWLESYLQRSRSTLFMVTHDRYFLDRVCNEIIELDGKQIYTYPGNYSYFLEKRTERIEMQLSEISKAENLLRKEEDWMRRMPKARSTKAKYRIDNYYNLKDKASQKVTDKKVRIQVEGKRLGSKILVASGLNFFWGTRCFLKDFSYTYSPYEKIGVLGTNGTGKSTFLDLMTQKLQPESGVIEVGETIKFGYYRQEGLAFDENMKVLESITQFAETVVMADGSVITASQFLTNFLFPPSRQHDFISKLSGGEKRRLYLCSVLMQNPNFLVLDEPTNDLDIATLEVLEEYLLNYAGCVLIVSHDRYFLDELVDHVFVFRGDGEVKDFPGNYSQYLDSVKFMPGIKSESSVSSKTTIPKEKPALKKLSYKEKMEYEQLEKSIETLTLKKQEIETMMSSGNLSPERLLEYSHEVGNIISELDDKELRWLELSEKQGD; this is encoded by the coding sequence ATGTCGGCAATATTGGAAGTGGAAGGTTTAAGTAAATCGATTGGCGTTTTGGAATTGTTTCGTTCAATTTCGTTCACAATCGAAGAAGGTTATAAAACAGGCCTGATTGCAGCCAATGGAACCGGTAAAACAACCATATTAAATATTCTGGCAGGCTTCGAATCGCACGACGAAGGCAAGTTCCGATTTCTTCCCAACAAAAAAATCGGGTATCTTTCTCAGGATCCTTATCTCGATAATAAAAAGAGTATTCTTGAGGCAATTTTTGAATCAGAAAACGAGTCTCTTCAGTTGATTAAAAAGTATGAACTGGCTCTGGACGAAAATAAAACAAATGAAATAGAACGCTTGTCGGTAATCATCGACAATAAAAAATTATGGGATTACGAGAGTCGCATTCGGCAGATGCTTTCGCAGCTTGGCATACATAACCTGAAGCAAAAGATATCTGAGCTCTCGGGTGGACAGCGCAAACGGGTGGCTCTTGCAGGGATGCTTATTGACGAACCTGATTTTATTATGCTCGATGAGCCTACTAACCACCTCGATGTGGAAGCTATCAATTGGCTTGAGTCGTATTTGCAACGCTCTCGCAGCACCTTATTTATGGTTACACATGACCGCTATTTTCTCGACCGTGTGTGCAACGAGATTATCGAGCTTGATGGCAAACAGATATATACTTACCCAGGTAATTATTCTTATTTTCTCGAGAAAAGGACTGAGCGCATTGAAATGCAGCTCTCTGAAATCAGCAAAGCTGAGAATCTTTTGCGTAAAGAAGAAGACTGGATGCGTCGTATGCCAAAGGCACGTAGCACGAAAGCCAAGTATCGGATTGATAATTACTACAACCTGAAAGATAAAGCATCTCAAAAGGTGACCGATAAAAAAGTGCGCATTCAGGTCGAGGGTAAGAGGCTGGGCAGCAAAATACTCGTTGCCAGCGGGCTGAATTTCTTTTGGGGTACCCGATGTTTTCTGAAAGACTTTTCCTACACCTATAGTCCATACGAAAAAATTGGGGTTCTGGGCACCAACGGCACTGGCAAATCTACTTTTCTCGACCTTATGACTCAAAAACTTCAACCAGAAAGCGGTGTGATAGAAGTTGGCGAGACTATTAAGTTTGGATATTACCGGCAGGAGGGGCTTGCTTTCGACGAAAATATGAAAGTGCTTGAATCAATTACACAGTTTGCCGAGACAGTAGTTATGGCAGATGGTTCGGTAATTACAGCATCGCAATTTCTTACAAATTTTCTGTTCCCACCTTCGAGGCAGCATGATTTTATTTCCAAGCTAAGCGGAGGAGAGAAAAGAAGGCTGTACTTGTGCTCAGTGCTTATGCAAAATCCAAATTTTCTTGTATTGGACGAACCTACCAACGACCTGGATATTGCCACACTCGAAGTATTGGAAGAGTACTTACTGAATTATGCTGGTTGTGTGCTCATTGTTTCGCACGACAGGTATTTTCTCGACGAACTTGTAGACCATGTGTTTGTGTTCAGAGGAGATGGCGAGGTCAAGGACTTTCCTGGAAATTATTCGCAATACCTTGATTCGGTGAAATTCATGCCAGGCATTAAATCGGAATCTTCAGTGAGCAGTAAAACAACAATTCCGAAAGAAAAGCCGGCATTGAAGAAACTGAGCTACAAAGAGAAAATGGAGTATGAACAACTCGAAAAGAGTATTGAAACCCTTACACTGAAGAAGCAGGAAATAGAAACAATGATGAGCTCAGGAAATCTATCCCCTGAAAGGCTATTGGAATATTCGCATGAAGTAGGCAACATTATCAGTGAGCTGGACGACAAAGAATTGCGTTGGCTTGAGCTCTCGGAAAAGCAAGGCGATTAA
- the nth gene encoding endonuclease III, with the protein MTRKERFEYIIRYFKSARPIAETELHYSNPYELMVAVILSAQCTDKRVNQITPALFSSFPTAFDLARATQEEIFEYIRSCSYPNNKARHLSGMARMVTEEFKGVVPDDINLLQKLPGVGRKTANVIASVIYNQPALAVDTHVFRVAARIGLSSNAKNPLQTEQQLVKYIPAELIPIAHHWLILHGRYVCMARKPKCHECGLQTACKYYRQSKSVKVVDN; encoded by the coding sequence ATGACCAGAAAAGAACGCTTCGAATATATCATCCGCTATTTTAAATCGGCTCGTCCGATTGCTGAAACGGAGCTTCACTACTCTAATCCGTACGAGTTAATGGTAGCTGTTATACTTTCGGCTCAATGCACCGACAAAAGGGTGAACCAAATTACTCCTGCCCTTTTTTCTTCCTTCCCCACTGCTTTCGACCTTGCAAGGGCAACGCAAGAAGAAATATTCGAATATATAAGAAGCTGCTCGTATCCGAATAACAAAGCAAGGCATTTATCAGGTATGGCACGCATGGTTACAGAAGAGTTCAAAGGCGTAGTTCCTGACGATATAAATTTACTCCAGAAATTACCGGGAGTAGGTCGAAAAACAGCCAATGTAATTGCATCGGTAATATACAATCAACCGGCATTGGCAGTTGATACCCATGTTTTTAGAGTAGCGGCCCGCATTGGGCTTAGTTCGAATGCCAAAAACCCACTTCAAACCGAACAACAACTGGTTAAATATATCCCTGCAGAGCTTATTCCCATAGCCCATCATTGGTTAATACTGCATGGCCGGTACGTGTGCATGGCCCGTAAACCAAAATGCCACGAGTGCGGCCTACAAACTGCTTGCAAGTATTATCGTCAATCAAAATCAGTTAAAGTTGTTGATAACTAA
- a CDS encoding IS701 family transposase — translation MRNIERISEDLGANYHQMQHFITESNWDHRVLINQVAQEVSQVLPKRKLTGLIIDESGWVKKGDHSVGVGHQYCGNVGKLSNSQVAVFACLSNGDFASMVDARLYLPKAWCDDKTRCEKAGVPVKHRTFKTKLELALEIIRQQVTNGISFDFIGGDGYYGNDVDFASSIDLLGYLYMLDIHKDQKIYLERPDLAIPERKSNKGREPKKLKATTDELSVSKYLQTLNDENWQRISVRNTAKGVLVADYHFIKLWIINNSKMQVEQRLLVIRKTKTKEGKDEIKYSFTNANLEQYTKKAIAYMQAQRYFVEHCIKESKQILGLDQFQTRKWLAWQHQVALNFLVSSFILKEKLHCFDDLPLLSARDIKEFITFKLYKQMTEEQMIDRIYDRHLKRQRDINYSYSKL, via the coding sequence ATGCGCAATATTGAAAGAATAAGCGAAGATTTGGGAGCTAACTACCATCAAATGCAGCACTTTATAACTGAGTCTAACTGGGATCATCGAGTTTTGATAAATCAAGTAGCCCAGGAAGTAAGCCAGGTTTTACCCAAAAGAAAACTTACAGGATTGATTATTGATGAAAGTGGTTGGGTAAAAAAAGGCGACCATAGCGTAGGCGTTGGACATCAATATTGTGGGAATGTAGGGAAACTATCAAATAGTCAGGTTGCGGTATTTGCTTGTTTAAGTAATGGGGATTTTGCATCAATGGTTGATGCCCGACTATACCTTCCCAAGGCTTGGTGTGACGACAAGACAAGATGCGAAAAAGCAGGCGTTCCTGTAAAGCACCGAACATTTAAAACTAAGCTCGAACTGGCATTAGAAATTATTCGCCAGCAAGTAACCAATGGCATCAGCTTCGATTTTATTGGAGGCGATGGTTATTATGGTAACGATGTGGATTTTGCCAGCAGCATAGATTTGCTTGGTTATCTGTACATGCTGGATATCCATAAAGACCAAAAAATATATTTGGAACGTCCTGACTTGGCTATTCCCGAGCGAAAAAGCAATAAGGGTCGTGAACCCAAGAAATTAAAAGCAACTACAGACGAATTAAGTGTATCAAAATATTTACAGACTTTAAATGACGAAAATTGGCAGCGTATTAGTGTTCGTAATACAGCCAAAGGAGTTCTTGTAGCTGACTATCATTTTATAAAGCTTTGGATAATCAATAACAGTAAAATGCAAGTAGAGCAAAGGTTACTGGTTATCCGTAAAACGAAAACCAAAGAAGGCAAGGACGAAATAAAATATTCTTTTACCAATGCTAATCTTGAACAATACACTAAGAAAGCTATAGCCTATATGCAAGCACAACGGTACTTTGTAGAACATTGCATAAAAGAATCAAAACAGATACTCGGGCTAGACCAGTTTCAGACACGAAAATGGCTTGCATGGCAACACCAGGTTGCATTAAACTTTTTGGTCTCGTCATTTATTTTAAAAGAAAAATTGCATTGCTTTGATGATTTACCTTTACTATCGGCTCGTGATATTAAAGAATTTATCACTTTTAAACTTTATAAACAGATGACCGAAGAACAAATGATTGATAGAATTTATGACCGGCATTTAAAACGACAGCGTGATATAAATTACTCATATTCAAAATTGTAA
- a CDS encoding DUF4197 domain-containing protein, whose product MKKLFILVFASAFLFSSCEFLEENLPAGLSEEEIVEGLKTALTLGADSATTTLHQTNGYYLDEAVKILLPPEASIITTNLSKVASYIPGGSDFINAELDKLVRSINMAAEDAADDALPILADAVTNLSITDAWSILNGAAPSGMKSANSEFDSLAATHYLEQETKSDLIIAFSEPINVSLDKPFIGNTSTNDIWSNITEYYNDAAEIYNLIPLVSDLEYVNTNLGEYATEKALNGLFLKVGEEEKKIRRNPFEWAIDIIQKVFGSLSE is encoded by the coding sequence ATGAAAAAACTTTTTATACTTGTTTTCGCCTCAGCATTCCTATTTAGCAGCTGTGAATTTCTCGAAGAAAACCTTCCAGCCGGATTAAGCGAGGAAGAAATTGTTGAAGGATTAAAAACTGCCCTAACCTTAGGTGCCGATAGTGCCACAACCACTTTGCATCAAACAAATGGTTATTACCTCGACGAAGCCGTAAAAATACTTCTGCCTCCTGAGGCTTCAATTATTACAACCAATTTATCAAAAGTAGCCTCCTACATCCCTGGCGGATCAGATTTTATCAACGCTGAGTTGGATAAACTTGTGAGATCGATTAACATGGCCGCTGAAGATGCCGCCGATGATGCATTGCCTATTCTAGCGGATGCGGTAACCAACTTATCTATTACCGATGCATGGTCAATTCTTAATGGTGCAGCGCCATCAGGCATGAAATCAGCCAATAGTGAGTTTGATTCGCTTGCCGCAACACATTACCTCGAGCAAGAAACCAAATCGGATCTAATCATCGCGTTTAGTGAACCAATTAACGTATCACTGGATAAACCCTTTATTGGCAATACTTCCACCAATGACATCTGGAGCAATATTACCGAATATTATAACGATGCTGCTGAAATATACAACCTCATTCCATTGGTAAGCGATCTTGAATATGTCAATACCAACCTCGGTGAATATGCTACCGAAAAGGCACTTAATGGATTATTTCTCAAAGTAGGTGAAGAAGAAAAGAAAATACGCCGCAATCCTTTCGAATGGGCGATAGACATTATTCAAAAAGTGTTTGGTTCACTTAGTGAGTAA
- a CDS encoding AMP nucleosidase, translating into MKTKEEIVKNWLPRYTGKSLDSFGQYILLTNFNKYLEIFSKLYNVPIEGKDHNMPNVTWGDITMINFGMGSANAASIMDFLTAINPKSVLFLGKCGGLKKKNQLGDFILPIAAIRGEGTSDDYLPPEVPALPAFSLQKAISTTIRKFGCDYWSGTIYTTNRRVWEHDADFKEYLRNIRVMGIDMETATIFITGFVNEIPTGALLLVSDQPMIPEGVKTDEIDKLITTDFVETQIKIGVDALLEIRDNGITVKHLRF; encoded by the coding sequence ATGAAAACGAAAGAAGAAATAGTAAAAAACTGGTTGCCGAGATATACCGGAAAATCGCTCGACAGTTTTGGGCAGTATATTCTGCTAACAAACTTCAATAAATACCTCGAAATATTTTCGAAGCTTTACAATGTGCCCATCGAGGGTAAAGATCACAACATGCCCAACGTAACCTGGGGCGATATAACCATGATAAACTTTGGCATGGGTAGTGCCAATGCAGCTTCGATAATGGATTTTCTTACAGCCATCAATCCAAAATCAGTGTTGTTTTTGGGCAAATGTGGTGGTTTAAAGAAGAAGAACCAGCTTGGTGATTTTATATTGCCCATCGCAGCCATCAGAGGTGAAGGAACATCGGACGATTACTTACCGCCTGAAGTACCTGCACTTCCAGCTTTCAGTCTGCAAAAGGCGATTTCAACCACCATTCGAAAATTCGGTTGCGATTATTGGTCAGGTACCATTTATACCACCAACCGCAGGGTTTGGGAACACGATGCTGATTTCAAAGAATATTTGCGCAACATCAGGGTTATGGGCATCGACATGGAAACGGCTACCATTTTCATTACTGGTTTTGTGAACGAGATACCTACAGGCGCATTGCTCTTGGTTTCGGACCAACCAATGATACCAGAGGGGGTTAAAACAGACGAAATCGACAAACTAATTACAACCGATTTTGTGGAAACCCAAATTAAAATTGGTGTCGATGCCTTGCTCGAGATACGTGACAATGGCATTACCGTAAAGCATCTTCGTTTCTGA